Proteins co-encoded in one Hemibagrus wyckioides isolate EC202008001 linkage group LG26, SWU_Hwy_1.0, whole genome shotgun sequence genomic window:
- the nfkbiz gene encoding NF-kappa-B inhibitor zeta — protein sequence MIIDRICEGYSGFVDNGSDVMMSPVNLWSFYGSPETEPGHTSPWKPSGECEESGSTAGSPQRPDSSFTSAYVEAQESSQLPSPQYQGVRVKNTVKELIMQRRHGEVQMQPNKNEIDFPVITNLLQCGKRAAESTSPHCPTKKPATKHINVLSPFLRTENIPEEQNNYEEPDDYFSNTVLSIESVTVQGSPITVCHQPQETQEALPTFYSNTSSPIYNSCKTPQVTESPYTSPFQSLSPQHGFGPSGNTAPPISFFQWQIQQEEEKLANLSPLDLITKDGDGDTFLHIAVAQGRRALAYVLARKMCDISMLDVKERNNQSAFQVSVAANQHLIAQDLLSLGALVNTTDCWGRSPLHVCAEKGHTLILQAIQKAVQNNGLKVNIEVVDYEGLTALHMAVLTHNAVVQDLSRATAPQSPQTAALMQKRKLLGECINTLLLMGASYGTKDRKSGRTALHMAAEEANVELLRLFLDQPDSLSVINAKAYNGNTALHMAAAQNGRQAQAHAVQLLMRRGADPSSKNLENEQPIQLVPEGPVGDQVRRILKGRGPQVRSCVL from the exons ATGATTATTGACCGGATTTGCGAGGGCTATTCTGGGTTTGTGGACAATGGCTCGGATGTCATGATGAGTCCCGTGAACCTGTGGTCGTTTTACGGATCTCCCGAAACGGAACCGGGACACACGTCTCCGTGGAAACCGAGCGGGGAGTGTGAGGAAAGCGGAAGTACCGCGGGGAGTCCACAGCGCCCTGACAGCAGCTTTACCAGCGCCTACG ttGAAGCTCAGGAAAGTTCGCAGCTGCCGAGTCCACAGTATCAAGGTGTGCGGGTGAAGAACACGGTAAAAGAGCTCATTATGCAGAGACGCCACGGTGAAGTACAG aTGCAGCCAAATAAGAATGAAATTGATTTCCCAG TCATAACTAATTTGCTTCAGTGTGGAAAGAGAGCAGCAGAGAGTACCTCACCTCACTGCCCCACTAAAAAACCTGCCACAAAACACATCAATGTCCTG TCTCCTTTTCTCCGGACTGAAAACATCCCGGAAGAGCAAAACAACTATGAGGAACCTGACGACTACTTTAGCAACACTGTGCTGTCTATCGAGTCGGTGACTGTGCAGGGCAGCCCGATAACAGTCTGCCACCAACCTCAAGAGACACAAGAAGCACTACCTACATTCTACTCTAACACATCTAGCCCAATTTATAACAGCTGCAAGACTCCTCAGGTTACAGAGAGCCCTTACACATCTCCATTCCAGAGCCTGAGCCCACAGCATGGATTTGGGCCCAGTGGGAATACTGCTCCTCCGATTTCCTTTTTCCAGTGGCAGatccagcaggaggaggagaaatTGGCCAATCTGAGCCCTCTGGATCTCATCACTAAGGACGGAGATGGAGATAC GTTCCTCCACATCGCAGTGGCTCAGGGGAGACGTGCTCTGGCCTACGTGCTCGCCAGAAAAATGTGTGACATCAGCATGCTGGATGTCAAAGAGCGTAACAACCAG AGTGCGTTCCAGGTTAGTGTGGCAGCTAACCAGCATCTCATTGCACAAGACCTCCTTTCACTGGGAGCTTTAGTCAACACTACAGACTGCTGGGGCCGCTCCCCTCTTCATGTGTGTGCGGAAAAGGGACACACACTGATTCTCCAG GCCATCCAGAAAGCTGTGCAGAATAATGGCCTGAAGGTAAACATCGAGGTGGTCGACTACGAAG GTCTTACTGCTCTACACATGGCTGTCCTGACCCACAATGCAGTGGTGCAGGATCTGAGTCGTGCAACAGCACCTCAGTCTCcccaaactgcagctctgatGCAGAAGAGGAAGTTGCTCGGCGAATGCATCAACACTCTCCTGCTTATGGGTGCCTCTTATGGCACAAAG gATCGCAAAAGTGGACGCACTGCCCTGCACATGGCTGCTGAGGAGGCCAACGTTGAGCTTTTGCGTCTTTTCCTGGACCAGCCGGACTCACTTTCTGTGATCAATGCCAAG GCGTATAACGGCAACACGGCACTGCACATGGCTGCTGCCCAAAATGGTCGTCAAGCTCAGGCACACGCCGTACAGCTGCTGATGAGGAGAGGAGCTGATCCAAGCTCCAAGAACCTGGAGAACGAGCAGCCCATTCAGCTAGTCCCCGAGGGTCCTGTAGGAGATCAG GTGAGGAGGATACTGAAAGGCCGCGGCCCGCAGGTTCGCTCCTGCGTGCTGTAG
- the cep97 gene encoding centrosomal protein of 97 kDa, with amino-acid sequence MAATEKAGVHHPVTQMAKVDGPGFVDLSSQGLHKLDPDFCSADTHTLILDQNHVIKLEHLEKNAAVQQLSVACNRLVRMMGVSKLTQLRVLNLPNNSIGYIEGLKDLVHLEWLNLAGNNIKVIEQLTSCVALQHLDLSDNNISHTGDLSKLSALKTLLLHGNIITSLRSSPAHFPLNLTVLSLAENEIRDLAEVSYLAPLHNLEQLSIMNNPCVMATPSLPGCDYRPYVVSWCLNLKVLDGYVVSQKEGLKAEWLYSQGKGRTFRPGQHIQLVQYLASTCPLTSSSSLQSAEDAKLERILSKQRQHQKQLLQEVQYDSSSPLPTQLDMDQHWTDPADKGVATTQGLNVISQPASEPVVQVNTWMANTSSAHVLGTVYARSHDEDGLVLEDMQTDEEKLHGSLLSSESAFLPVSSVVRSPSPVDSEEEELDEPDSLTHPNPTRSHPPKVETATSFHFSLKPNHLQTNITDHTVEEGELSETDSMVNLATNAPEAGTEDLRRPNAKVAECHPHAAAVKIQAWWRGYWTRQHHAQAKEVRCEIRLRRLQDHIVYLTAELERVQKQQQEEKLQRMVQEEAVKFLWKQLQAMMEWQCSVKEQLSCLSPAQSIAAGPIPASPKTSALPMRSEVSIPESGFHSPGEQQGVLEDSMSSAATGGSPETVRTLQPASSPGAGADGDSQDSSLLEQYLSSVQRQEEEEEAGEGCTSLFSPAQGSEASSCSDAVDERQENTLLKAEL; translated from the exons ATGGCGGCGACGGAGAAAGCTGGTGTTCATCATCCTGTCACTCAAATGGCTAAAGTCGACG GTCCTGGTTTCGTTGACCTTTCAAGTCAAGGTCTCCACAAGCTGGATCCAGACTTCTGTTCAGCggacacccacacactcatctTAGACCAAAACCATGTCATCAAACTGGAACATCTGGAGAAGAACGCAGCTGTCCAGCAG CTGTCTGTTGCATGTAATCGGCTAGTTCGTATGATGGGCGTGTCGAAACTTACACAACTGAGGGTCTTGAATCTCCCTAACAATAGCATTGGCTACATCGAGGGACTGAAGGACCTGGTGCATCTTGAATGGCTCAACTTAGCAGGAAACAACATCAAG GTCATAGAGCAGTTGACCAGCTGTGTAGCACTGCAACATCTGGATCTGTCTGACAATAACATTTCTCACACGGGTGACCTTTCAAAACTCTCTGCCTTAAAG ACACTTCTACTCCATGGAAACATTATAACAAGTCTGCGTTCTTCCCCCGCCCATTTTCCTCTGAACCTCACCGTTCTATCATTGGCTGAAAATGAAATCCGGGACCTCGCTGAG GTGTCCTACTTAGCGCCTCTCCACAACCTTGAGCAGCTGTCTATCATGAATAACCCATGTGTGATGGCTACACCCTCACTGCCCGGATGTGATTATCGTCCGTATGTCGTGAGCTGGTGCCTTAATTTGAAGGTGCTTGATGGATATGTGGTGTCACAAAAAGAAGG GCTTAAAGCAGAGTGGTTGTACAGTCAGGGCAAAGGACGTACATTTCGCCCAGGACAACACATACAGCTAGTCCAATACCTTGCTTCCACATGCCCCTTgacctcctcatcctcactgcaGTCTGCTGAGGATGCCAAGCTGGAAAGGATCCTCAGCAAACAGAG GCAGCACCAGAAACAGCTTCTCCAGGAAGTTCAGTATGATTCCTCAAGTCCACTTCCGACTCAGCTGGATATGGATCAGCACTGGACTGATCCAGCCGATAAAGGAGTGGCCACAACCCAGGGTCTGAATGTCATCAGTCAGCCAG CTTCTGAGCCAGTTGTCCAGGTGAATACTTGGATGGCCAATACATCCTCAGCGCATGTCCTAGGTACCGTTTACGCCCGTTCTCATGATGAGGACGGTCTGGTTCTAgaagacatgcagacagacgaGGAGAAACTCCACGGCAGCCTGCTGTCCTCAGAATCCGCCTTCCTACCCGTGAGCTCTGTTGTGCGCTCACCGTCGCCAGTGGACAGTGAAGAGGAAGAGCTTGACGAgcctgattcactgactcacccAAATCCAACCCGTTCTCATCCTCCTAAAGTGGAGACAGCAACAAGCTTTCATTTTTCTCTCAAGCCAAATCACTTGCAGACAAATATTACAGATCACACAGTAGAGGAAGGAGAGCTCTCAGAAACTGATAGCATGGTTAATTTGGCCACAAATGCCCCAGAAGCTGGTACTGAGGACCTGAGAAGACCAAATGCTAAGGTGGCAGAGTGCCATCCACATGCAGCAGCTGTGAAGATTCAGGCCTGGTGGAGGGGATACTGGACTCGACAGCATCATGCACAGGCCAAAGAAGTGCGCTGTGAAATTCGCCTACGCCGACTACAGGATCACATCGTCTACCTGACGGCAGAGCTGGAGAG GgtgcagaagcagcagcaggaggagaaGTTACAGAGGATGGTCCAGGAAGAAGCTGTGAAGTTTCTCTGGAAGCAG CTTCAGGCAATGATGGAATGGCAGTGTTCAGTGAAGGAACAGCTCAGCTGTTTATCCCCTGCGCAGAGCATCGCTGCTGGTCCCATTCCTGCCAGCCCTAAAACCTCAGCTCTCCCTATGCGAAGTGAGGTCTCTATCCCCGAATCAGGCTTTCATTCCCCAGGTGAACAGCAGGGGGTGCTGGAAGACAGCATGAGCAGCGCAGCTACAGGCGGCTCCCCTGAAACAGTGCGGACTTTGCAACCTGCAAGCTCACCTGGAGCAGGGGCAGATGGAGACAGTCAGGACAGCAGCTTGCTGGAGCAGTACCTCTCCTCCGTACAGCgccaggaagaggaggaggaagctgGAGAAGGGTGCACTTCACTGTTCTCTCCAGCTCAAGGCTCAGAGGCATCTTCCTGTTCAGATGCGGTGGATGAAAGACAAGAGAACACTCTGCTTAAGGCAGAGTTGTGA
- the rpl24 gene encoding large ribosomal subunit protein eL24, whose protein sequence is MKVELCSFSGYKIYPGHGRRYARIDGKVFQFLNAKCESAFLTKRNPRQINWTVLYRRKHKKGQSEEVTKKRTRRAVKFQRAITGASLAEILAKRNQKPEVRKAQREQAIRAAKEAKKAKQAAKKLTTKSTKAPAKAAPKQKIAKPMKVSAPRVGGKR, encoded by the exons ATGAA GGTCGAGTTGTGCAGTTTCAGCGGGTATAAGATATATCCCGGCCACGGCCGGCGATATGCCCGAATCGACGGAAAG GTGTTCCAGTTTCTGAATGCCAAGTGCGAGTCTGCGTTCCTGACCAAGAGGAACCCCAGGCAGATCAACTGGACCGTCCTGTACAGGCGCAAACACAAGAAGGGCCAGTCT GAAGAGGTGACAAAAAAACGCACACGCCGCGCAGTGAAGTTCCAGAGGGCCATCACTGGTGCCTCTCTCGCTGAGATCCTGGCCAAGAGGAACCAGAAGCCCGAGGTGCGCAAGGCCCAGAGAGAGCAGGCCATCAG GGCTGCTAAGGAGGCCAAGAAGGCAAAGCAGGCAGCCAAGAAATTGACCACCAAGAGTACCAAG GCCCCTGCCAAGGCAGCACCCAAACAGAAGATTGCTAAGCCCATGAAAGTCAGCGCTCCTCGTGTTGGTGGAAAACGTTAA